TGCGCCATCTGCTCGAGCGCGGCTACCGGATTGCTCAGATGCTCGACAACGTGAAAGCAGGTTACCAGATCGAAGCGATCCTGGTAGCTCACATCCTGCCAGCCCTTGATCGAGATCCGATCGCCATGCAGCGATTGAGCATGGCTGCCATAGGTGTCACCGGGTTCGAACCCGTGTGCATCATGGCCTAGTGCCAGCATCGCCGTGACGAACTCTCCCGAGCCACAGCCGAAATCAAGCGTGCGGGCCTTCTCCGGCATCAACCCTTCAAGTTGTCGAACCCGATTGGCGGCCTCCACATGGCGCTTTTTCAGGTGCTTTTCCTTGGGCGCGGTATCGGCAGCCTGATAGTCGAAGCGGTAGAAATCGGCGTAATAGGTCGCCAGTTCGGCGTCGGTCGGCATCGGGTTGGTGTAGAGCAGGCCGCAATGGTCGCAGGCAGCTGTCGACAGTCGCTTGAGCCGCCGGTCGATCCCGGCAACCTGGTGACTTTTGTCGTGGCCGCAGCCGGGACAGGCAACCGGGTGGCCCTCATAGGGATACCGGGTAAACGGCAGGAAAAACGACAGGAGGCTGTAGTGCATGATTTTTGTCCGGTGGCGAACGCCGCCAGCGCTCATTTAGACGGTTCAATACGCGACTCTGCCCGGGGAGGAAAGGTCTGGTCCTGTCTTTGCCGCCCGCGCGGCGTCTCTGCAGAACGATGACAGCCTCGCTGGCCGGGTGGCGCGCTTTATCCACAAAAGGTTGCTTGCGGCGCCAGGCGGGGGGCGGCTAAACTCGGCGCCAAGGCGTGGCCACGCCTGAATTCCGGCCAAAGTCCGGTTCATCCCGAAGACCCCGACCACGAATTGCCTGACAGTTCAAACCACCGCAGCTAGTTGCATAGGCGATTGTATGAGGCTTCCCTCCCTATCTGTCATAATTCCAAGCTATAACCGCCCGACCTCGACCCTCGCGGCCGTCAGGAGCGTCATCGAACAGGATGTCGAATGCGAGATCATTGCGGTTGATGATGCTTCCACTGGGCCGGACGAGCTTGCCAAGCTGCTTGCCGGAGAGCCGCGCGTAAGATGTGTTCGCCGCAAGACGAATGGCGGGGCCGGCGCCGCCCGCAATACCGGTCTATCGCTTGCGAGCCACGATCTGGTTACCTTTCTGGATTCGGATGACTGGATGCTGCCGGGAACGCTGGCGCCACGGTTGCGACATGCGGTTTCCGCAGGGTTTGGCGACCCCGAAGCGCGGGTCATTCATGCTTGCGGTTGGCTCGAGACCGGTGGCAAGGGCCGGGAGCGCTATCCTCGCCCTGCGGCCACCAGAGGCGATTTCTTCAGCGCTTGTTGGTTCGCGCCGGGCTCGGCGATCCTGGCGCCAGCCACGCTGTTTCGTCCACCCGACGGAGCATTTGACGAGGCCTTGCGCCGGCTTGAGGATTACGAGTTGTTTGCGCGGCTGGCGGTTGGCGGGCTTACCCTTGCCAGCCAGCCAATCAGGGGCGTGGCGATCAACACGGAAAATTCGGTCCGCAACGACGAGGTTCTGATCGCAGCAGAGAGGATTGCAGAA
This DNA window, taken from Hoeflea algicola, encodes the following:
- a CDS encoding methyltransferase domain-containing protein, whose translation is MHYSLLSFFLPFTRYPYEGHPVACPGCGHDKSHQVAGIDRRLKRLSTAACDHCGLLYTNPMPTDAELATYYADFYRFDYQAADTAPKEKHLKKRHVEAANRVRQLEGLMPEKARTLDFGCGSGEFVTAMLALGHDAHGFEPGDTYGSHAQSLHGDRISIKGWQDVSYQDRFDLVTCFHVVEHLSNPVAALEQMAQWSAPNGLVYIEVPDLGKAHPNKGFGALHFAHLLGFNHHNLIVAAARAGLVPERIVAPTGIIFRHATADAELAESEAAKGLALTRRLYGDGKMVSNYFRYQFGKLTGANKRPG
- a CDS encoding glycosyltransferase family 2 protein; its protein translation is MRLPSLSVIIPSYNRPTSTLAAVRSVIEQDVECEIIAVDDASTGPDELAKLLAGEPRVRCVRRKTNGGAGAARNTGLSLASHDLVTFLDSDDWMLPGTLAPRLRHAVSAGFGDPEARVIHACGWLETGGKGRERYPRPAATRGDFFSACWFAPGSAILAPATLFRPPDGAFDEALRRLEDYELFARLAVGGLTLASQPIRGVAINTENSVRNDEVLIAAERIAEKFAVLRASGLIGVAEVRAARAYLDYERAAVFSRSGKSARALAALARSWLNKPRTSRFPGPGWDKSAGGGVSG